The Toxorhynchites rutilus septentrionalis strain SRP chromosome 3, ASM2978413v1, whole genome shotgun sequence genome includes a region encoding these proteins:
- the LOC129775384 gene encoding uncharacterized protein LOC129775384: MEENVTSMFMDVKLDIRERKLEFSHLKNWTRYFVRVEAVKCFPCYMKISFFKSHIDESTDLIVRINIPGLTVQMATSRTRAHLYGLFWKNNRKRCCAYFALPSQLLCERHLQWMRKSIRNLELYRQEILQLRRASRTPMHEIKQEMQPDPANNDLGIYQNLDITQNTVSVNGILGPLPNVPESVVNLSQRMSGVSGIYEEIFDPNNPRTSRVSVASGIYEEMRPINNRKYAEEVALRDLAPPLPPRPRSNTNEFELQRSFTTPESDYLKKKKHWLLFESVFGRRRAHSGSTTLNVADSKSPRKDCLLAKATKTSPHTQKVIYREKRSHRLAENKRNSFSSPDLSILKMDGDKISDDGSCSSEFYVNHRIGSIENHCISSEMLNVSQCSSIEESLSNLLITGDDCDTKLQQVMNVSENIVPNFNSSCNTSTVNLVGINCEITYREPITAESIPVGYCIMGPPGTGFNREEINGSEKNNNEESLYMNMENKTPNQKDNRSSSSSSGVSSIYSNRTSVCSSGKQRNSIDDKVPSYYPNEDFRTPKKSETSPSSRKSPSASSRPPSNDKLVESNSVTPPVHRIRNISTMPRLSKSAQKPHYKKSRINGRSSSSERCDTSATPKLIVNDASPTKNIENSPPAITPKIHQKYATIARTASPSSKRTHEKNSAKKNTDQMTVSYSKRFGSLPRFGKFDLSPLRLKINSVLQRHNSENS; the protein is encoded by the exons AATTGGACACGTTATTTCGTCCGCGTGGAGGCTGTGAAATGTTTCCCGTGTTATATGAAAATATCCTTTTTCAAATCGCATATCGACGAAAGCACCGATTTGATTGTCCGCATCAACATTCCCGGATTGACTGTCCAGATGGCGACGTCGCGAACTCGTGCACACTTGTATGGACTGTTTTGGAAGAACAACCGTAAGCGATGCTGTGCTTACTTCGCGCTGCCTTCCCAGCTGTTGTGCGAACGGCATCTGCAGTGGATGAGAAAGTCGATCCGAAATCTTGAACTATACCGACAGGAAATTCTGCAGCTGCGCCGCGCCAGTCGAACTCCAATGCATGAAATTAAACAGGAAATGCAACCGGATCCAGCGAACAACGATCTTGGGATCTATCAAAATTTGGACATCACTCAAAATACGGTTTCGGTTAATGGAATTCTTGGTCCGTTACCTAATGTGCCGGAGTCAGTGGTTAACTTGTCACAGAGGATGTCCGGCGTAtcgggaatatacgaagaaattTTCGACCCCAACAATCCTCGCACGTCTCGAGTATCGGTTGCTTCGGGAATTTATGAAGAAATGCGTCCCATCAACAACAGAAA ATACGCTGAAGAAGTTGCGCTTCGTGATTTGGCCCCGCCATTACCACCTCGTCCGAGGTCAAACACCAATGAGTTCGAGTTGCAACGATCCTTCACGACTCCAGAGTCGGATTATctgaagaagaaaaaacattGGCTGCTGTTTGAGTCGGTCTTTGGTCGGCGTCGTGCGCATAGCGGATCCACCACCTTGAACGTGGCCGATTCCAAATCTCCCCGGAAAGACTGTCTGTTGGCGAAAGCGACCAAAACCTCTCCCCATACACAAAAAGtgatatatcgagaaaaacgatcTCACAGGTTAGCGGAAAACAAACGGAACAGTTTTTCAAGCCCGGATCTTAGCATACTGAAGATGGATGGTGACAAAATCTCCGATGATGGCTCATGTAGTTCAGAGTTTTACGTGAATCACCGAATTGGTTCTATAGAGAATCACTGTATATCGTCGGAaatgttgaatgtgtcgcaatgtTCATCGATCGAAGAGTCTCTATCGAATCTGCTAATTACTGGAGATGACTGTGACACCAAACTTCAACAAGTAATGAATGTGTCGGAGAACATTGTACCGAATTTCAACAGCTCATGTAACACATCAACGGTTAATTTAGTAGGAATCAATTGCGAGATTACGTATAGGGAACCGATAACCGCGGAATCTATCCCAGTAGGCTATTGTATAATGGGACCGCCGGGGACAGGATTCAACCGAGAAGAGATCAACGGAAgtgagaaaaacaacaatgaGGAATCACTGTACATGAATATGGAAAATAAAACACCAAATCAGAAAGATAACCGTTCGAGCTCCTCTAGTAGTGGTGTAAGCAGTATCTACAGCAACCGGACCAGTGTCTGTAGCTCAGGCAAACAGCGCAACTCGATTGACGACAAAGTTCCCTCCTACTATCCGAATGAAGATTTCCGCACACCGAAGAAAAGTGAGACGAGTCCTTCCTCCAGGAAGAGTCCATCAGCGAGCAGTCGGCCGCCGTCGAATGACAAACTAGTTGAAAGTAACTCCGTTACACCACCCGTGCACAGAATTCGAAACATATCAACAATGCCGCGTCTGAGCAAATCTGCCCAAAAACCGCACTATAAAAAATCCAGAATCAATGGCAGAAGCTCAAGTTCGGAACGGTGCGATACATCTGCAACGCCAAAATTAATTGTTAATGATGCGTCCCCCACGAAGAACATAGAAAACAGTCCGCCCGCTATCACACCGAAGATTCACCAGAAATATGCAACAATCGCCCGTACCGCGTCGCCCAGTTCCAAAAGAACCCACGAAAAGAATTCCGCTAAAAAAAACACCGACCAGATGACGGTCAGCTATAGCAAGCGATTTGGTTCTTTGCCACGGTTTGGAAAATTCGATCTCTCACCTTTGAGACTGAAGATAAACAGTGTACTTCAGCGCCACAACTCGGAGAATTCGTAA